In a genomic window of Nesterenkonia halotolerans:
- a CDS encoding FecCD family ABC transporter permease, whose translation MTATDTLRSATLDRNRRRRISYLLAITGLLLVLATASVAVGVRTIPLNEVLSGIQGSAEDLQQAVIDKRVIRTVLAILLGAALGVAGAVMQGVTRNPLADPGILGVNMGAALAVMVGIAWFGMYQPASFVWVGILGAGATAVFVYVVGSLGRGGATPLKLALAGAATTVAFSSFISAIVLPRNDIADGVRSWQIGNVSGATVDNVLTFLPFFLAGMVLCWASARGLNSLALGDDLAAGLGEHVVLTRAAASAGAVILCGAATAIAGPIGFVGLVIPHVVRLMVGVDHRWMMPFSALGGAVLLSAADILGRVVARPAEIDVGIITALIGGPFFIYIVRKHRVREL comes from the coding sequence GTGACGGCGACGGATACGCTGCGCAGCGCCACCCTTGATCGCAATCGACGCAGGCGCATCTCTTACCTGCTCGCGATCACGGGCCTGCTTCTCGTGCTTGCCACAGCCTCCGTCGCCGTCGGTGTCCGGACCATTCCACTGAACGAGGTGCTCTCAGGAATCCAGGGTTCGGCGGAGGACCTTCAGCAGGCGGTCATCGACAAACGCGTCATCAGAACCGTGCTGGCGATCCTGCTCGGCGCAGCCCTCGGGGTCGCAGGGGCGGTGATGCAGGGCGTCACCCGCAACCCTCTGGCAGATCCCGGCATCCTCGGGGTGAACATGGGAGCGGCCCTGGCGGTGATGGTCGGCATCGCCTGGTTCGGCATGTACCAGCCTGCGAGCTTCGTCTGGGTAGGGATCCTGGGAGCCGGCGCGACCGCAGTGTTCGTCTACGTGGTGGGCTCGCTGGGACGCGGAGGCGCCACCCCGTTGAAGCTCGCACTCGCCGGCGCGGCGACCACGGTCGCGTTCTCCTCCTTCATCAGCGCGATCGTGCTGCCGCGCAATGACATCGCCGACGGGGTCCGCTCCTGGCAGATCGGCAACGTCTCCGGCGCGACGGTGGACAATGTGCTCACGTTCCTGCCCTTCTTCCTCGCAGGCATGGTGCTGTGCTGGGCGTCGGCACGCGGGTTGAACTCACTGGCGCTGGGCGACGACCTCGCCGCCGGCCTGGGTGAACACGTCGTCCTGACCCGGGCCGCGGCCTCAGCGGGCGCCGTCATCCTCTGCGGGGCCGCCACGGCGATCGCGGGTCCCATAGGCTTCGTCGGGCTCGTGATACCGCACGTCGTGCGACTCATGGTGGGCGTCGATCACCGGTGGATGATGCCGTTCTCCGCGCTGGGCGGCGCCGTGCTGCTCAGCGCGGCTGACATCCTCGGTCGGGTCGTCGCCAGACCGGCAGAGATCGACGTCGGCATCATCACCGCTCTGATCGGCGGCCCGTTCTTCATCTACATCGTCCGAAAGCACAGGGTCCGCGAACTGTGA
- a CDS encoding iron-siderophore ABC transporter substrate-binding protein: MRTSGVTWILALSALTALVLSGCGGDSAAAPEESASPSSAATDEFPVTVEHAFGETEITEAPERVATVAWANHEVPLALGIVPVGMAEANFGDDDGDGVLPWVEERLEELDAETPVLFDETDGIDFEAVSDTDPDVILAPYSGLTQEDYDTLTEIAPVVAFPESAWATEWRDVISLDAKGLGMSEAGDELIADLETEIEEAVAEHPALEGKSTMFLTHVDTTNLSEVNFYTSHDTRTAFFEDLGMTMPQSIQDASADTDQFSGTISTEEVDTFSDVDIIVTYGDEELVTILEEDPLLSQMPAVADGAIVPLPSDGPIGTASNPTPLAISWVLDDYLDLLDEAAARSE, encoded by the coding sequence GTGCGTACATCAGGTGTGACGTGGATTCTGGCGCTGTCTGCGTTGACCGCTCTGGTCCTGTCCGGCTGTGGCGGGGATTCCGCTGCGGCGCCAGAAGAGTCGGCCTCGCCCTCCTCGGCGGCCACGGATGAGTTTCCGGTGACCGTGGAGCATGCTTTCGGCGAGACCGAGATCACCGAAGCCCCGGAACGCGTGGCGACCGTCGCCTGGGCCAACCACGAGGTTCCCCTGGCACTCGGGATCGTGCCGGTCGGGATGGCAGAGGCGAATTTCGGCGATGACGACGGCGACGGAGTTCTTCCCTGGGTCGAGGAGCGTCTCGAAGAGCTCGACGCCGAGACTCCCGTGCTCTTCGACGAGACCGATGGGATCGATTTCGAGGCAGTATCAGACACCGACCCGGACGTCATCCTGGCCCCCTACTCGGGGCTCACACAGGAGGACTACGACACGCTGACTGAGATCGCACCCGTGGTGGCGTTCCCCGAATCGGCCTGGGCCACGGAGTGGCGCGACGTCATCTCCCTGGACGCCAAGGGTCTGGGAATGTCCGAGGCCGGTGACGAGCTGATTGCGGATCTCGAGACGGAGATCGAGGAAGCTGTCGCCGAACACCCCGCCCTGGAAGGCAAGTCCACGATGTTCCTGACTCACGTGGACACCACGAACCTCAGCGAAGTGAACTTCTACACCTCCCACGACACCCGGACGGCGTTCTTCGAGGACCTCGGCATGACGATGCCGCAGAGCATCCAGGACGCCTCGGCCGACACCGACCAGTTCTCCGGCACGATCAGCACCGAAGAGGTGGACACCTTCTCGGATGTCGACATCATCGTGACCTACGGCGACGAAGAACTCGTCACCATTCTCGAAGAGGATCCGCTGCTCTCGCAGATGCCCGCGGTGGCCGACGGAGCGATCGTTCCGCTGCCCAGCGACGGTCCCATCGGCACCGCATCGAACCCCACTCCGCTCGCCATCTCCTGGGTGCTCGATGACTACCTCGATCTGCTGGACGAAGCAGCAGCACGCTCCGAGTGA
- a CDS encoding NAD(P)-dependent alcohol dehydrogenase, protein MKTRAAVAVAPETGLEIRELTLDEPRPDELRVKIIASGVCHTDAIVRDQWYPVPQPVVLGHEGAGIVEQVGSAVSGFEVGDKVVVGPSFCGQCEQCLSGHPMYCVDFYDRNFGGKRGDDSTAFSTDDGEAVGSHFFGQSSFAEYTNLPAHGAVKVPHDAPLELLGPLGCGIMTGAGAVLNVLRPKPGSSVVIFGTGAVGMAGMLAAKAAGATTIVMVDIVPERLEFAKELGATHTVNSKETDPVEAVQQITDGGAEFALDTTGVPPVFSQMTKSLAVQGHGALVGAAKLGTEAPFDIGTLLVSGITVSMVVEGDAVPKEFIPRMIALYQEGKFPFDKLTKTYRFDEINTAFADSAAGTTLKPIITF, encoded by the coding sequence ATGAAGACGAGAGCAGCTGTCGCCGTCGCACCGGAGACCGGTCTTGAGATCCGCGAACTGACCCTGGACGAGCCCCGCCCGGACGAGCTCCGAGTGAAGATAATCGCCTCAGGGGTGTGCCACACCGATGCCATCGTCCGGGATCAGTGGTACCCGGTGCCGCAGCCAGTGGTCCTCGGCCACGAGGGAGCGGGCATCGTGGAGCAGGTAGGCTCCGCGGTCTCCGGGTTCGAGGTCGGCGACAAGGTCGTCGTCGGACCCTCCTTCTGCGGCCAGTGCGAGCAGTGCCTCTCCGGTCACCCGATGTACTGCGTCGACTTCTACGACCGCAACTTCGGCGGGAAGCGCGGGGATGACTCCACGGCGTTCAGCACCGACGACGGCGAGGCGGTCGGCTCCCACTTCTTCGGCCAGTCCTCCTTCGCCGAGTACACCAACCTGCCGGCCCACGGCGCTGTGAAGGTCCCCCACGATGCACCCCTGGAGCTGCTGGGCCCGCTGGGCTGCGGCATCATGACCGGCGCCGGCGCTGTGCTGAACGTGCTGCGCCCGAAGCCAGGCTCCTCCGTCGTCATCTTCGGCACCGGTGCCGTGGGCATGGCGGGCATGCTGGCGGCCAAGGCCGCCGGTGCGACGACCATCGTCATGGTCGACATCGTGCCCGAGCGTCTCGAGTTCGCCAAGGAGCTCGGCGCGACCCACACCGTGAACTCCAAGGAGACCGATCCGGTCGAGGCCGTCCAACAGATCACCGATGGCGGTGCGGAGTTCGCACTGGACACCACGGGCGTGCCCCCGGTGTTCTCGCAGATGACCAAGTCGCTCGCGGTCCAGGGCCATGGAGCGCTGGTCGGCGCGGCGAAGCTCGGCACCGAGGCGCCCTTCGACATCGGCACGCTGCTGGTCTCCGGCATCACCGTGAGCATGGTGGTCGAGGGCGACGCAGTGCCCAAGGAATTCATCCCGCGGATGATCGCGCTCTACCAGGAGGGGAAGTTCCCCTTCGACAAGCTCACCAAGACCTACCGCTTCGATGAGATCAACACGGCGTTCGCAGATTCCGCCGCAGGGACCACCCTGAAGCCGATCATCACCTTCTGA
- a CDS encoding CPBP family intramembrane glutamic endopeptidase, whose amino-acid sequence MIHALRSTLWNAVDGKARVPWLILVPLVGAYGCLILVSEAAILLEMPLPLAQLLISGAPVVAALGLLRLSSHFLGDPRTLADYDVMVNAGWLRELLMGLGIGAVGVAIPYLIGLATGVLRVSATMDGGDLPLGLGVLLVVAAMLCTGFWEELLLRGVFISNARDGLRRWLSPSRALIGGLTISSLVFGLAHLGQPEIPAFILTWILAGVVFGLIYLFSGNLALGIGAHAAFNITANTVFVRTDISGTEHFSALTRITVESDASILGVGGAVEASGFLLVLALGLLWIRLSTGVITLQGLPLSHPPRALAQE is encoded by the coding sequence TTGATCCACGCGCTGCGGAGCACCCTATGGAACGCCGTCGACGGCAAAGCTCGCGTCCCCTGGCTGATTCTGGTGCCGCTCGTAGGCGCCTATGGCTGCCTGATCCTAGTCTCCGAGGCCGCCATCCTCCTGGAGATGCCGTTGCCACTAGCTCAGCTGCTCATCAGTGGCGCCCCGGTGGTGGCAGCACTCGGACTGCTACGACTGTCCAGTCACTTCCTCGGCGATCCGCGAACGCTCGCCGACTACGACGTCATGGTCAACGCCGGGTGGCTCCGAGAACTCCTGATGGGACTCGGCATCGGTGCCGTAGGCGTGGCAATTCCGTACCTGATCGGCCTTGCCACCGGCGTCCTGCGGGTGAGCGCCACGATGGACGGCGGGGATTTGCCCTTGGGGCTGGGGGTCCTGCTCGTCGTCGCGGCAATGTTGTGCACCGGATTCTGGGAGGAGCTCCTGCTGCGCGGGGTCTTCATCAGCAATGCTCGCGATGGCCTGCGACGCTGGCTGTCCCCCAGTCGTGCCCTCATCGGCGGTCTGACGATCAGCTCGTTGGTCTTCGGCCTGGCGCATCTAGGCCAGCCGGAGATACCCGCCTTCATCCTGACGTGGATCCTGGCTGGCGTCGTCTTCGGGCTCATCTATCTGTTCAGCGGGAATCTTGCTCTGGGCATCGGAGCGCATGCCGCCTTCAACATCACGGCGAACACGGTCTTCGTCCGCACCGACATCAGCGGCACCGAGCACTTCTCGGCCCTGACCCGAATCACCGTCGAGTCCGACGCCTCGATCCTCGGCGTGGGCGGCGCTGTGGAGGCCAGTGGATTTCTTCTCGTCCTGGCGCTGGGGTTGCTGTGGATCCGGCTCTCCACTGGAGTGATCACCCTCCAGGGGCTGCCGCTGTCACATCCGCCTCGGGCTCTGGCGCAGGAGTAG
- a CDS encoding peptide chain release factor 3, translating to MEADNKQILEEALSRRTIAVISHPDAGKSTLSEALLLHSDAITEAGAVHGKAGRRGTVSDWMDMEKARGISVSSAVLQFKVGDAVVNLVDTPGHADFSEDTFRVLAAVDAVIMLIDAAKGMEAQTMKLFEVCRARKLPVITVINKWDRPGQDALELVDEILTRTGMRSMPRNWPVGDSGHMLGLLHPDAMTMNRYVRAPGGAKKVLAEPLSAEVAETEYPEDWQTAVEESSLLEVDDQFYDREAFLAQEATPLFFASAVQNIGVEELLHFLMKEGPHPQAREDAEGAPYEITSDFSGYVFKVQTGMDKAHRDRIAFMRICSGVFERGMVATHAQSEKPFPTKYSQQVFGRDRTTVDTAWPGDVVGLVNASSLRPGDTLYAGQRVMFPPFKPFAPEHFRVGKTGDASKHKQFRKGIEQLDREGVIQVFFSERRGQQRPVLGAVGPMQFEVVSARMESDFGASVSFEPLDYSVARDIDDDAADILRERQDCEVLYRSDGTPVALFRDPWRLRTVQRDHPHLLPDPPGSRTSGSVAARM from the coding sequence ATGGAAGCAGACAACAAGCAGATCTTGGAGGAGGCCTTGTCTCGCCGCACCATCGCGGTGATCTCGCATCCCGATGCGGGCAAGTCCACGTTGAGTGAGGCCCTGCTGTTGCACTCGGACGCGATCACCGAGGCTGGCGCGGTCCATGGCAAGGCCGGACGCCGCGGCACGGTCTCGGACTGGATGGACATGGAAAAGGCTCGCGGCATCTCCGTGAGCTCTGCGGTCCTGCAGTTCAAGGTGGGTGACGCCGTCGTGAACCTGGTGGACACTCCCGGTCACGCCGACTTCTCCGAGGACACCTTCCGCGTGCTTGCCGCCGTGGACGCCGTGATCATGCTCATCGATGCCGCCAAGGGCATGGAAGCCCAGACCATGAAGCTCTTCGAGGTCTGCCGGGCCCGGAAGCTCCCGGTCATCACCGTGATCAACAAATGGGACCGCCCCGGGCAGGATGCCCTGGAGCTGGTCGACGAGATCCTCACCCGCACCGGCATGCGCTCCATGCCGCGCAACTGGCCCGTCGGGGACTCCGGGCACATGCTCGGTCTGCTCCACCCCGATGCGATGACCATGAATCGCTACGTGCGTGCCCCCGGTGGCGCGAAGAAGGTCCTCGCCGAGCCGCTCTCCGCCGAGGTCGCGGAGACCGAGTACCCCGAGGACTGGCAGACGGCGGTGGAGGAATCCTCACTGCTGGAAGTCGACGACCAGTTCTACGACCGGGAGGCGTTCCTGGCCCAGGAGGCCACTCCGCTGTTCTTCGCCTCCGCCGTGCAGAACATCGGCGTCGAGGAGCTGCTGCACTTCCTGATGAAGGAAGGCCCGCACCCCCAGGCCCGCGAGGACGCCGAGGGTGCACCCTACGAGATCACCTCGGACTTCAGCGGCTACGTCTTCAAGGTCCAGACCGGCATGGACAAGGCCCACCGTGACCGCATCGCGTTCATGCGCATCTGTTCCGGGGTCTTCGAGCGTGGCATGGTTGCCACTCACGCCCAGTCCGAGAAGCCCTTCCCGACCAAGTACTCGCAGCAGGTCTTCGGCCGCGACCGCACCACGGTGGACACCGCCTGGCCCGGCGACGTCGTCGGCCTGGTCAATGCCTCCTCACTCCGACCGGGTGACACCCTCTACGCCGGTCAGCGCGTGATGTTCCCGCCGTTCAAACCCTTCGCCCCGGAGCACTTCCGGGTCGGCAAGACCGGCGACGCCAGCAAGCACAAGCAGTTCCGCAAAGGCATCGAGCAGCTGGACCGCGAAGGCGTCATCCAGGTGTTCTTCTCCGAGCGCCGCGGCCAGCAGCGTCCGGTGCTGGGCGCCGTCGGCCCGATGCAGTTCGAGGTGGTCTCCGCCCGGATGGAATCCGATTTCGGGGCCTCCGTCTCCTTCGAGCCGCTGGATTATTCCGTGGCTCGGGACATCGACGACGACGCCGCAGACATCCTGCGCGAGCGCCAGGACTGTGAAGTGCTGTATCGCAGCGACGGGACCCCCGTGGCGCTGTTCAGAGACCCGTGGAGGTTGCGCACCGTCCAGCGCGACCATCCGCACCTGCTCCCGGATCCTCCGGGCAGCAGAACAAGCGGTTCGGTCGCAGCACGGATGTGA
- the tgt gene encoding tRNA guanosine(34) transglycosylase Tgt, which yields MPNQPNEDLQSTAEEQASRHPLADRESFGFTVKAKIEGALGRTGTIRTPHGDIHTPAFIPVATKATIKSVRPEEILEVGAQATLANAYHLNLQPGTDVLDAAGGLGKFMNWPGPTFTDSGGFQVMSLGAGFKKVITMDSSVVPDDAAVAPDKERLALVDDDGVTFKSHIDGSTHRFTPEISMKLQHEIGADMIFAFDELTTLFNTRSYQETSLERTRLWAERCLAAHRSLTEERSHRPYQALFGVLQGAQYEDLRRKAAQDLGSMEIDGQSFDGFGIGGALDKENLGTIVGWMAEELPDDKPRHLLGISEPEDMFTAIENGADTFDCVSPSRVARTGRVYHPDGRFNIPQARFKKDFSPIDADCTCYTCTNYTRAYLHHLFKAKEMLYNTLCTIHNEHYTIKLVDDIRASIEQGRFYEFRDAVLGRYQAGSKP from the coding sequence GTGCCGAATCAGCCGAACGAAGATCTCCAGTCCACCGCCGAAGAGCAGGCGTCACGCCACCCATTGGCGGACCGGGAGTCCTTCGGCTTCACGGTGAAGGCCAAGATCGAGGGGGCGCTGGGCCGCACCGGCACCATCCGCACTCCCCACGGCGACATCCATACGCCGGCGTTCATCCCGGTGGCCACCAAGGCGACCATCAAGTCGGTCCGCCCCGAGGAGATCCTCGAGGTCGGCGCGCAGGCCACGCTGGCCAACGCCTACCACCTGAACCTCCAGCCCGGCACCGACGTGCTCGACGCCGCGGGCGGGCTGGGCAAGTTCATGAACTGGCCCGGGCCCACCTTCACCGACTCCGGCGGATTCCAGGTGATGAGCCTGGGCGCCGGTTTCAAGAAGGTCATCACCATGGACTCCTCCGTGGTCCCTGACGATGCCGCGGTCGCCCCGGACAAGGAGCGACTGGCCCTGGTCGACGACGACGGCGTGACATTCAAGTCCCACATCGACGGCTCCACCCACCGGTTCACCCCCGAGATCTCAATGAAGCTGCAGCATGAGATCGGTGCGGACATGATCTTCGCCTTCGACGAGCTGACCACCTTGTTCAACACCCGCAGCTACCAGGAGACGTCGCTGGAACGCACCCGGCTCTGGGCCGAGCGCTGCCTCGCGGCGCACCGCAGCCTCACCGAGGAACGCAGCCACCGCCCCTACCAGGCACTCTTCGGAGTCCTCCAGGGCGCACAGTATGAGGACCTGCGCCGCAAGGCCGCCCAGGACCTGGGGTCCATGGAGATCGACGGTCAGAGCTTCGACGGATTCGGCATCGGCGGCGCGCTGGACAAGGAGAACCTCGGGACCATCGTGGGATGGATGGCGGAGGAGCTCCCCGACGACAAGCCACGGCACCTGCTGGGCATCTCCGAACCAGAGGACATGTTCACCGCGATCGAGAACGGCGCCGACACCTTCGACTGCGTCTCCCCCTCCCGCGTGGCGCGCACGGGGCGGGTGTATCACCCGGATGGTCGGTTCAACATCCCGCAGGCGCGGTTCAAGAAGGACTTCTCCCCGATCGACGCGGACTGCACGTGTTACACCTGCACGAACTACACCCGCGCCTACCTGCATCACCTCTTCAAGGCCAAGGAGATGCTCTACAACACGCTGTGCACCATCCACAACGAGCACTACACGATCAAGCTCGTCGATGACATCCGCGCCAGCATCGAGCAGGGACGGTTCTATGAGTTCCGCGATGCCGTGCTGGGCCGTTACCAGGCAGGCTCCAAGCCCTAG
- a CDS encoding YeiH family protein: MPFLQTLTTSLSRLWHRTAEILPGVALALIIAIAAHRIIAELTPVISGLLVAVLAGIALRTLGWVPWWAESGFGWAAKKLLRAGIVLLGLQLALGDLLGLGWEVLAVVAVTVSVTFFGMLGMGRLFGTPRGTAMLLATGTAICGASAVAAAAAAIDRGDGKDDDGAPVQSAAAAAVAVVTLYGTVAMLALPALGGLLGFDQEQMGIWIGASVHEVGQVVAAGGVIGAVALATATLVKLARVVLLAPVVAGISLAGRRGRSTEAESTAGRRPPLVPLFVLGFLAMMALRSGTDLPQSTLDFTADVTTMLLTTAMVGVGAAVDLRRLLRQGGPALLLGGAGTVVAVGTALVGVLLLG, encoded by the coding sequence GTGCCCTTTCTGCAGACCCTGACCACCTCGCTGTCGCGCCTCTGGCATCGCACCGCTGAGATCCTCCCCGGTGTGGCGCTCGCGCTCATCATCGCCATCGCCGCGCATCGGATCATCGCCGAGCTCACGCCGGTGATCTCCGGCCTGCTGGTGGCGGTGCTCGCCGGCATCGCGCTGCGCACCCTGGGCTGGGTGCCGTGGTGGGCCGAGAGCGGCTTCGGCTGGGCGGCGAAGAAGCTGCTGCGCGCCGGAATCGTGCTGCTGGGGCTCCAGCTGGCACTGGGTGATCTGCTGGGTCTGGGCTGGGAGGTGCTGGCCGTCGTCGCCGTCACGGTCTCGGTGACCTTCTTCGGGATGCTTGGGATGGGCCGGCTGTTCGGGACGCCGCGGGGAACCGCCATGTTGCTGGCCACCGGCACGGCGATCTGTGGCGCCTCGGCGGTGGCCGCCGCGGCTGCTGCGATCGATCGTGGAGACGGGAAGGATGACGACGGCGCCCCGGTGCAGTCCGCCGCAGCAGCCGCCGTCGCCGTGGTCACCCTCTACGGCACCGTGGCGATGCTCGCGCTGCCAGCATTGGGCGGTCTCCTGGGCTTCGACCAGGAGCAGATGGGCATCTGGATCGGGGCCAGCGTGCATGAAGTGGGTCAGGTGGTCGCCGCCGGCGGAGTGATCGGCGCGGTGGCGCTGGCGACGGCGACTCTAGTGAAGCTTGCCCGGGTGGTGCTGCTGGCGCCGGTGGTCGCCGGGATCAGTCTTGCCGGGCGACGCGGTCGGTCCACCGAGGCGGAGTCGACTGCTGGCCGCAGGCCGCCGCTGGTTCCGCTGTTCGTGCTGGGGTTCCTGGCGATGATGGCCCTGCGCTCGGGCACCGATCTGCCGCAGAGCACACTGGACTTCACCGCGGACGTGACCACGATGCTGCTGACCACGGCGATGGTCGGGGTGGGCGCCGCGGTCGATCTGCGACGGCTCCTGCGCCAGGGCGGACCGGCCCTGCTCTTGGGCGGGGCGGGAACGGTGGTGGCGGTCGGTACTGCCCTGGTGGGCGTGCTGCTGCTGGGCTGA
- a CDS encoding intein-containing Rv2578c family radical SAM protein yields MRWQGQAVQESDGAALIPLKGLMRSVRTPEFEGVTFHEVAAKTALNKVPGQSNMPFSWTVNPTRGCLHQCVYCLSPETLILMANGRQKLLREVAVGDRVVGTQLDGKYRRFVESEVQAKWGTEKPAFRVTLRDGTEIVASGDHRFLTDRGWKYVTSPESSTERSGQRPYLTVNNRMMGFGLGMAPEAYEAPRETDQYRRGYLTGMIRGDGMLVDRTYLRSSTGKPYRVTIFRLALKDEQALIRSKEYLELEGIGTVLKPYVTAGLTRPMQAIYTSTRANHRAITEMIEWPDDPCLEWRKGYLAGFFDAEGSYSQGALRFTNSDAKMLSHGHAALEALDLDGVVEPANARGIAALRIRGGRAAHRRFFHSVAPSIDRKLNILGGALKSSSDLGVTSIEPLDGVQKLIDITTSTGDFIANGVVSHNCFARKTHEYLDLDAGRDFDTQIIVKTNVAQVLRAELNRHSWKREHVALGTNTDPYQRAEGRYQLMPGIIRALADSGTPFSILTKGPLLKRDLPLLQEAAQQVPVSVAVSLAVLDPELQQKVEPGTPDPRARLNLIRSITDAGLDCSVLAMPILPWLTDGDERINALHAALAEAGASYVTTGALHLRPGAREWFMQWLAREYPGLLGKYRRIYGGGSYASKDYRHWLADSARAARRRHGFDKPTDLMWRERSDPDSTLSEALGSGQGALDAASAPAQPALF; encoded by the coding sequence ATGAGGTGGCAGGGACAGGCAGTGCAGGAGAGCGACGGCGCCGCGCTCATTCCGCTCAAGGGTTTGATGCGTTCCGTGCGCACCCCAGAATTCGAGGGCGTGACCTTCCATGAGGTGGCAGCGAAGACCGCGCTGAACAAGGTGCCCGGGCAGTCGAACATGCCCTTCTCCTGGACGGTGAACCCCACCCGGGGGTGCCTCCACCAGTGTGTGTACTGCCTGAGTCCCGAGACGCTGATCCTGATGGCAAACGGCAGGCAGAAGCTGCTCCGCGAGGTCGCGGTCGGTGACCGCGTGGTCGGAACCCAGTTGGACGGCAAGTATCGGCGCTTCGTGGAGTCCGAGGTGCAGGCGAAATGGGGTACGGAGAAGCCAGCATTCCGGGTGACGCTGCGCGACGGCACAGAGATCGTGGCGAGCGGGGACCACCGGTTCCTGACCGATCGGGGGTGGAAGTACGTCACGTCTCCGGAGTCCTCGACTGAGAGAAGCGGCCAGCGGCCTTATCTGACGGTGAACAACAGGATGATGGGCTTCGGTCTCGGCATGGCACCTGAGGCCTACGAAGCACCTCGCGAGACGGATCAGTACCGTCGTGGCTACCTTACGGGGATGATTCGCGGAGACGGGATGCTGGTCGATCGGACCTACCTGCGCTCATCGACCGGTAAGCCATACCGAGTGACGATCTTTCGGCTCGCGCTCAAAGATGAACAGGCGCTGATTCGCAGCAAGGAGTATTTGGAACTCGAGGGTATTGGTACTGTTCTCAAGCCGTATGTCACGGCCGGACTGACGAGGCCTATGCAGGCCATATATACCTCAACTCGGGCGAATCATCGTGCCATCACCGAGATGATCGAATGGCCGGACGACCCCTGCCTTGAATGGCGAAAGGGGTACTTGGCGGGGTTCTTTGACGCCGAGGGTTCGTACTCGCAGGGTGCACTCAGGTTCACGAACTCAGATGCAAAAATGCTGTCCCATGGACATGCCGCTCTGGAAGCGCTGGACCTGGACGGTGTTGTGGAACCCGCCAACGCCCGAGGGATCGCAGCACTAAGGATCCGTGGAGGTCGGGCAGCCCACAGGCGCTTTTTCCATAGCGTGGCTCCGAGCATCGACCGTAAACTAAACATTCTCGGCGGCGCTCTGAAGTCTTCGAGCGATTTGGGTGTCACCAGTATCGAGCCGCTCGATGGAGTCCAGAAGCTGATCGATATCACCACGAGCACAGGCGACTTCATCGCAAATGGAGTGGTCAGTCACAACTGCTTCGCGCGGAAGACGCACGAGTATCTGGACCTCGACGCCGGTCGGGACTTCGATACGCAGATCATCGTGAAGACCAATGTGGCTCAGGTGCTCCGGGCCGAGCTGAACCGCCACTCCTGGAAGCGCGAGCACGTGGCGCTGGGAACCAACACCGATCCCTATCAGCGTGCCGAAGGCAGATATCAGCTGATGCCCGGGATCATCAGGGCGCTGGCCGATTCCGGGACTCCGTTCTCGATCCTGACCAAGGGGCCCCTGCTCAAAAGGGATCTGCCGCTGCTCCAGGAGGCCGCCCAGCAGGTGCCGGTGTCCGTCGCGGTCTCACTGGCGGTGCTGGATCCAGAGCTGCAGCAGAAGGTTGAGCCGGGCACCCCGGATCCGCGTGCTCGGCTCAACCTCATCCGATCCATCACCGATGCTGGGCTGGACTGTTCCGTGCTGGCGATGCCGATTCTGCCCTGGCTCACCGACGGCGACGAGCGAATCAACGCTCTTCACGCCGCGCTGGCCGAAGCAGGAGCCAGCTACGTGACCACCGGCGCGCTGCATCTTCGCCCGGGTGCTCGGGAATGGTTCATGCAGTGGCTGGCGCGGGAGTACCCCGGCCTGTTGGGCAAATATCGCCGCATCTATGGGGGTGGCTCGTATGCCTCCAAGGACTACCGGCACTGGCTCGCGGATTCGGCACGGGCGGCGCGGCGTCGCCATGGGTTCGACAAGCCGACGGATCTGATGTGGCGCGAGCGCAGCGATCCTGACTCCACGCTGTCTGAGGCTCTAGGGAGTGGTCAGGGCGCCCTTGATGCCGCCTCCGCCCCTGCGCAGCCGGCGCTGTTCTGA